A genomic segment from Bacillus mesophilus encodes:
- a CDS encoding cobyrinate a,c-diamide synthase, with amino-acid sequence MPKRIMIAGTASGVGKTTLTIGIMAALHKRGLTVQGFKCGPDYIDPAYHTAVTNRPSRNLDSYMLDQEMIKSIFVHGQAKADLSIIEGMMGLFDGESPTSNKGSSAEISMITETPIILVVDCYSMARSAAAVVKGFQCFESNTKIVGVVANKVGGEGHFQLVKAAVEQECGISVIGYLSRDQLLDMPERHLGLVPSIERGELDPFLTTLAEAVEETVDLDLLVSLASDQPLNLETASSPFHQKSKEQVRIAVAKDAAFNFYYQENFELLQANGAKLVYFSPLAGELLPEDIDGLYIGGGFPEEFADILSDHREVRESIKNAILDGLPTLAECGGFMFLTESIITSEQKHHEMVGVIPGKVTMQQGLTAIGYREVQGEAGNYLLPPGVKAKGHEYHYSTFEPTGEIPYAYQTKGFFKEDKEGYMNLNLVAGYTHFHFASCPELVENWIEKCKERSND; translated from the coding sequence ATGCCTAAAAGAATCATGATTGCTGGTACTGCTAGTGGGGTTGGGAAAACCACGTTAACGATAGGCATTATGGCAGCTTTACATAAGCGAGGCTTAACTGTTCAAGGCTTCAAGTGTGGACCGGATTATATTGACCCTGCGTATCATACAGCGGTAACTAATCGGCCATCTAGAAACCTAGATAGCTATATGCTTGATCAAGAGATGATCAAGAGCATTTTCGTCCATGGACAAGCTAAAGCTGACCTTTCCATTATCGAAGGAATGATGGGCCTATTTGATGGAGAAAGTCCAACTTCTAACAAGGGAAGCTCTGCTGAAATCAGTATGATTACAGAGACTCCTATTATCCTTGTTGTGGATTGCTATAGTATGGCAAGAAGTGCAGCGGCAGTGGTGAAGGGATTTCAGTGCTTTGAAAGTAACACGAAAATTGTAGGTGTAGTTGCTAACAAGGTAGGGGGAGAAGGACATTTTCAATTAGTAAAAGCTGCAGTTGAGCAAGAGTGTGGAATTTCAGTGATTGGCTATCTATCTAGAGATCAACTACTTGATATGCCTGAACGTCATCTTGGTTTAGTGCCTTCCATAGAACGAGGAGAGCTTGATCCGTTTTTAACTACCTTAGCAGAAGCTGTGGAGGAAACGGTGGATTTAGACTTGCTAGTTAGCTTAGCTTCAGATCAACCTTTAAATCTAGAAACTGCTTCATCTCCATTCCATCAAAAGAGTAAGGAGCAAGTACGAATAGCAGTTGCCAAGGATGCTGCCTTTAACTTCTATTATCAGGAGAATTTTGAGCTGCTACAAGCCAATGGTGCCAAACTAGTCTACTTCTCACCATTAGCTGGTGAGCTGTTACCAGAGGACATAGATGGACTTTATATAGGTGGCGGCTTCCCTGAGGAGTTTGCAGATATTTTGTCAGATCATAGAGAGGTGAGAGAATCCATTAAGAACGCAATTCTTGATGGACTACCGACTTTAGCCGAATGTGGTGGGTTTATGTTCTTAACAGAATCAATTATTACGTCCGAACAAAAGCATCATGAGATGGTTGGGGTGATTCCTGGTAAAGTCACCATGCAACAAGGGTTAACCGCTATTGGCTACCGTGAAGTGCAAGGTGAAGCTGGTAATTATTTATTACCTCCTGGTGTAAAAGCTAAGGGGCATGAGTATCATTATTCAACCTTTGAGCCTACAGGAGAAATACCTTATGCCTATCAAACAAAGGGTTTCTTTAAAGAAGATAAAGAAGGATATATGAATCTGAATCTAGTTGCAGGCTATACCCATTTTCATTTTGCATCCTGTCCAGAACTTGTAGAAAATTGGATTGAGAAGTGTAAGGAGAGATCAAATGACTAA
- a CDS encoding LysM peptidoglycan-binding domain-containing protein, producing the protein MRKISKILVPTFVLGLILGGFGLAANASTVTVQPNDTFWGIAQEHDVTVDELKEWNSELDPTAIPVGTEVVISKGESSDNRVVTHVVQPGNTLSEIAQVYDGVTLDRLYDLNEGIDPLTLAIGSEVIVVHESNSTTGHDVVYHTVQPGNTFYEIASVYDGVSVDEIITANPNVDPYFLQVGSEITIPLK; encoded by the coding sequence ATGAGAAAAATTTCGAAGATTTTAGTACCGACTTTTGTATTAGGGTTAATCTTAGGAGGTTTTGGATTAGCGGCGAATGCATCAACAGTAACCGTACAACCCAATGATACATTTTGGGGAATAGCACAGGAGCATGATGTTACTGTTGATGAATTAAAAGAATGGAATAGTGAGTTAGATCCGACTGCGATTCCGGTAGGCACTGAGGTAGTTATTAGTAAAGGTGAGTCTTCTGATAATCGAGTTGTGACACATGTCGTACAACCAGGAAACACTTTATCAGAAATTGCCCAAGTTTATGATGGTGTAACATTAGACCGTTTATATGATCTTAATGAGGGAATTGACCCGTTAACATTAGCAATAGGTTCAGAAGTTATTGTTGTACATGAAAGTAATTCAACTACGGGGCATGATGTAGTCTACCATACAGTTCAGCCTGGTAATACATTCTATGAAATTGCTAGTGTTTATGATGGTGTTTCAGTAGATGAAATCATAACAGCGAATCCTAATGTTGATCCTTATTTCTTACAAGTTGGCTCAGAAATCACAATACCATTAAAATAA
- a CDS encoding diguanylate cyclase domain-containing protein — protein MIPTTKTLFPEYFTSKYELELIWNNTNDAIFLIAPNGAILKANPSFESLLGYSGQELFNAPIPPFIPDHLIKQQKPFLDKMRKGERLHYFETQRVTKDGRLIEIVSSYCPVLDENNDLLLIVGMYKDVTKQVEAQRLLAENEKKYRFIAENTSDLIQVLDEYGVISYISPSVQSLLNFAPSNYINKYIAECLFRDDVPQFIEHLHQLQTTEVPFKTEVRYLKENGDYVWMEVKASYVLDNQERKTMVVSRDISDRKKYEEELKYLAFHDTLTGLPNRYQFTELLKEEMTLSKSSNQAMALMYVDIDNFKQINDSLGHSAGDHVLKEFSIKLKKSVRESDKVCRISGDEFIVILAAPSSTEAAIMITEKIQKELSSPVHIGEDHVYVHSSIGIALYNGEELSSENLIKRADFALYQTKENQKGSYTIWENPRV, from the coding sequence ATGATTCCAACTACTAAAACACTCTTTCCTGAATATTTCACTTCAAAATATGAACTTGAATTAATCTGGAATAATACAAATGATGCCATTTTTCTTATTGCTCCAAATGGTGCAATATTAAAAGCAAACCCGTCATTTGAAAGTTTACTAGGATATTCAGGACAGGAGTTATTTAATGCTCCTATTCCTCCTTTTATTCCTGATCATTTAATTAAACAACAGAAGCCCTTTTTAGATAAGATGCGCAAAGGAGAAAGACTTCATTATTTTGAAACCCAAAGAGTAACAAAGGATGGTAGATTAATTGAAATCGTTTCTTCCTACTGTCCAGTTTTAGATGAAAATAACGATTTATTATTAATTGTTGGCATGTATAAAGACGTGACAAAGCAAGTAGAAGCCCAAAGGTTATTAGCCGAAAATGAAAAGAAATATAGATTTATAGCGGAGAATACTTCAGATCTCATTCAGGTATTAGATGAGTATGGAGTCATCTCGTATATTTCTCCTTCGGTCCAGTCACTTCTTAATTTTGCACCATCAAATTATATAAACAAATATATAGCAGAATGTTTGTTCAGAGATGATGTGCCTCAATTTATTGAACACCTTCATCAGCTACAAACTACTGAAGTACCATTCAAAACAGAAGTCCGGTATTTAAAGGAAAACGGTGATTATGTTTGGATGGAAGTAAAAGCTTCATATGTGCTAGATAACCAAGAGCGGAAAACGATGGTTGTGTCTAGAGACATCAGTGATCGAAAAAAATACGAGGAAGAATTAAAATACCTTGCCTTTCATGATACGTTAACTGGTTTGCCAAATCGCTATCAATTTACTGAACTGCTGAAAGAAGAAATGACTCTTTCAAAAAGCAGTAACCAAGCTATGGCATTAATGTATGTAGATATTGATAATTTCAAGCAGATTAACGATTCTCTAGGCCACTCTGCAGGCGATCACGTTTTAAAGGAATTTTCTATAAAATTGAAAAAATCAGTCCGTGAATCCGATAAAGTTTGCCGCATAAGTGGTGATGAATTTATTGTTATTCTAGCAGCACCTAGCTCAACTGAAGCGGCAATCATGATAACAGAAAAAATTCAAAAAGAGCTTTCTTCCCCGGTTCATATCGGAGAAGATCATGTATATGTTCATTCCTCTATAGGCATTGCTCTATATAATGGAGAGGAACTTTCATCAGAAAACTTAATTAAAAGAGCGGATTTTGCCCTTTATCAAACAAAGGAAAACCAAAAAGGCTCTTATACAATTTGGGAAAATCCAAGGGTTTAA
- a CDS encoding sporulation protein — protein sequence MGRLILRKYMSLLGVGSARIDLILPKETYRPGDNIVGYFKIVGGTVEQQINRIDSDLVLIDKTKETEQVIDSTTILTKKLINSTEENELSFTFKLPVDVPVSSDEISYRFHTKLTFNKGVESRDQDIIKIV from the coding sequence GTGGGAAGGTTGATACTAAGGAAATACATGTCTCTATTAGGGGTAGGCTCTGCAAGGATAGACCTAATCTTACCAAAGGAGACTTATCGTCCAGGAGATAACATTGTTGGATATTTTAAAATTGTAGGTGGGACAGTGGAACAACAGATTAACCGTATTGATAGTGATTTAGTCTTGATTGACAAGACTAAAGAAACTGAACAGGTAATCGATTCGACAACCATTCTCACCAAAAAGCTAATTAACTCAACGGAAGAAAATGAATTATCGTTTACTTTTAAATTACCGGTGGATGTCCCAGTTTCATCTGATGAGATATCATATCGTTTTCATACAAAACTAACATTTAATAAAGGAGTAGAGAGCAGGGATCAGGATATTATTAAGATTGTTTAA
- a CDS encoding aldo/keto reductase — MVKSLQDTTTLHNGVNMPWFGLGVFKVQDGQEAIDSVKAAINNGYRSIDTAAIYRNEEGVGQALKEVDVPREDLFITTKVWNSDQGYATTLEAFESSMQKLGLDYLDLYLVHWPVKGKYNDTWKALEKLYKDGRVRAIGVSNFHVHHLEDLLAHAEIKPMVNQIEYHPHLNQQEVHDFCKKEGIQLEAWSPLKQGVLLTEPTIVSIAEKHNKSAAQVILRWDLQNGVVTIPKSIKEHRIIENADIFDFELSAEEMETINGLNKNERIGADPDNFDF, encoded by the coding sequence ATGGTTAAGAGCTTACAAGATACAACCACATTACATAACGGAGTAAACATGCCTTGGTTTGGGCTAGGCGTTTTCAAGGTACAGGATGGACAAGAAGCGATTGATTCAGTTAAGGCTGCGATCAACAATGGATACAGAAGTATTGATACTGCGGCAATATATCGTAACGAGGAAGGTGTTGGACAAGCACTTAAGGAAGTAGACGTTCCCCGTGAAGATTTATTCATAACTACAAAAGTTTGGAATTCAGATCAAGGTTATGCGACGACTTTAGAAGCATTCGAAAGTAGCATGCAAAAGCTAGGCTTAGACTACCTTGATCTTTATTTAGTTCACTGGCCTGTAAAAGGAAAATATAACGACACATGGAAAGCATTAGAGAAGCTTTACAAAGATGGACGTGTTCGTGCCATTGGTGTTAGTAACTTTCATGTTCACCATCTTGAAGACTTACTAGCACATGCTGAAATTAAACCGATGGTCAATCAAATTGAATATCATCCACACTTAAATCAACAAGAGGTTCATGACTTCTGTAAGAAGGAAGGCATACAGCTCGAGGCCTGGTCTCCTTTAAAACAGGGCGTCCTGTTAACAGAGCCTACCATCGTAAGTATTGCTGAGAAACATAATAAATCTGCTGCACAAGTTATTTTACGTTGGGATCTTCAAAATGGAGTAGTCACGATTCCAAAATCTATTAAAGAACATCGTATTATTGAAAATGCAGATATCTTTGACTTTGAGTTATCTGCAGAAGAGATGGAAACAATCAATGGATTAAATAAAAATGAAAGAATCGGGGCAGATCCTGATAATTTTGATTTCTAA
- a CDS encoding MarR family winged helix-turn-helix transcriptional regulator produces MEKSNIQELINKYIDYSFSVTKKAENLIRKEIGDDITTEQHYTLRYINSVGVCTSTELAEVFDVKKSAITGAINRLVERGLIDRKRDEGDRRVIYLSLTPKGMEVYEKAQQKIHSLVGEIITKFDNEEIDRFMKTYEKLNQVLVDLKDLKQGESV; encoded by the coding sequence ATGGAGAAAAGTAATATTCAAGAGTTAATCAATAAGTATATAGATTACTCCTTTTCAGTCACGAAAAAGGCTGAAAATCTGATAAGAAAAGAAATTGGTGATGATATTACAACAGAACAGCACTATACCTTAAGGTATATAAACAGTGTCGGAGTTTGTACATCAACAGAACTAGCAGAAGTGTTTGATGTAAAGAAAAGTGCGATTACTGGAGCCATTAATCGTTTAGTGGAAAGAGGACTAATTGACCGAAAACGTGATGAAGGCGATCGTCGTGTCATCTACTTATCTCTAACTCCTAAAGGCATGGAAGTGTATGAAAAAGCACAACAAAAAATTCATAGTTTAGTTGGGGAAATCATAACGAAGTTTGACAATGAGGAAATAGATCGTTTTATGAAAACATATGAAAAATTAAACCAGGTTCTTGTAGACCTTAAAGACCTAAAGCAGGGGGAATCAGTGTGA
- the coaA gene encoding type I pantothenate kinase: MSDSNYSPYILFDREKWANLRFNTPLTLTEKEIEELRGLNEKLSIEEVSEVYLPLTRLLNLYIIASQQLHNVTDTFFGEKTRKVPYIIGIAGSVAVGKSTTARIIQALLSRWPNHPKVDLVTTDGFLHPNAVLEERGLLGRKGFPESYNIKELINFLSRIKSGEANVTAPIYSHLYYDIIPNHYIEINQPDIVIVEGINVLQTPRNEDENLPSVYVSDFFDLSIYVDAEVTDISRWYVERFKLLRKTAFRNPVSYFNKYANLTEEEAEEIAAGIWSNINQRNLEQNIKPTINRADIILKKGANHTVSSIKLKKM, translated from the coding sequence GTGTCAGATTCTAATTATTCACCTTATATTTTATTTGATAGAGAAAAGTGGGCCAACTTGCGCTTCAATACACCTTTAACATTAACCGAAAAGGAAATTGAGGAACTACGAGGCTTAAATGAGAAATTATCTATTGAGGAGGTATCAGAGGTATATTTACCCCTGACGAGATTACTCAATCTATATATTATTGCCTCTCAGCAACTTCATAATGTGACGGATACGTTCTTCGGTGAAAAAACGAGGAAGGTACCTTATATTATTGGGATCGCTGGAAGTGTGGCTGTTGGAAAAAGTACAACGGCACGAATCATTCAAGCACTGTTATCTCGCTGGCCTAACCATCCTAAAGTGGACCTTGTTACTACAGACGGCTTTTTACATCCAAATGCTGTTTTAGAGGAACGTGGTCTTCTCGGTCGAAAAGGATTTCCTGAGAGCTATAATATTAAAGAACTAATCAACTTCTTATCTAGAATAAAATCTGGGGAAGCTAATGTGACAGCTCCTATATATTCACATCTTTACTATGATATTATTCCGAATCATTATATTGAAATTAATCAGCCAGATATTGTGATAGTAGAGGGAATTAATGTCCTACAAACACCACGTAATGAGGACGAGAACCTTCCGAGTGTGTATGTATCTGATTTCTTTGATCTATCGATTTATGTGGATGCGGAAGTAACTGATATTTCAAGATGGTATGTAGAACGATTTAAGCTCTTACGTAAAACTGCCTTCAGAAATCCTGTTTCTTATTTTAATAAGTATGCAAATCTTACAGAAGAAGAAGCAGAGGAAATTGCGGCAGGAATCTGGAGTAATATAAACCAAAGAAATTTAGAACAAAACATCAAGCCCACTATTAACCGTGCGGATATTATATTGAAGAAGGGTGCAAACCATACTGTTTCTTCTATTAAACTGAAGAAAATGTAA
- a CDS encoding MMPL family transporter: MRAIIKGKWFVMGVWVALIVGLFLIAPNMADLVREKGQMSIPDGYSSTLANQILEEVQSTEDGGDTSQVALVFQGEGELTTEELAEVEAAVNKLDENKVELGITSIISHFKEETLAEQLVSEDGQTILTSMTITWDGREPKDVSDALYKVIEDTTVDHYYTSSWMIDLDLITSSQEGLKKTEGITVVFILVVLLLVFRSVVAPIIPLVTVGITYLASQSIVAILVDTMNFPLSTFTQIFLVAILFGIGTDYCILLLSRFKEEMTQRESVTEAIVETYRHAGRTVFFSGLAVMIGFAAIGFSTFKLYQSAAAVAVGVAILLLALFTVVPFFMAVLGKRLFWPSKGTLEHKDSALWDVVGRFSLRRPLYSLLIVAGISVPFLLAYDGEVSFNSLEEIGDDVPSIKAFNYIAEGFGPGESMPTQIVIKNDEEMNSAEYISIAEKVSQELDRVDLVSTVRSITRPTGEPIEELFVASQAETLQEGIGEGNEGIKQISDGLKEAGSELSKSEPELMQATEGINELIFGTNEIKSGLLQLQAGLKEIEGGLDQGAAGSKQLADGLQEIKVNAEKLVAGSKELLSGYQLAGNSLTELEGNYNEVSQNLQGLSGALASLTQSFENLENNPSYPGISNDDHYKAIKGTVLQVQGQMTQLTGGLDQLNAGLGQINDGVVTANESFPTVIAGYEALIAGMEQLVIGIEKQQAGLVAMADGQGTIISKLPSVTNGLTSINVGQEQLLSGFNDIGSQLGQLTGGLTQSADGLNEVFEGLNSAQDYLSELSKSDEMVGFYIPDEVLESEDFEQALDVYMSANRKVMTIDVIFEDNPYSNEAIAQIQQLEEAVKRATKETKLENAQVAIGGVTSTNADLAAMSNADYSKTVVYMLIGIFIILVFLFRSLIMPIYLIGSLILTYYTSMAINETIFVNILGYTGMSWTVPFFGFVILVALGVDYSIFLMDRFNEYKDLSVEEAMHISMKKMGTVIISAAVILGGTFAAMMPSGMLSLLQIASIVLVGLILYALIILPLFVPVMVKTFGKANWWPFKRV, from the coding sequence GTGAGAGCAATTATAAAAGGAAAATGGTTCGTAATGGGAGTTTGGGTAGCTTTAATTGTTGGGCTATTTTTGATTGCGCCCAATATGGCAGACCTTGTTCGTGAAAAGGGGCAGATGTCCATTCCCGATGGATATTCTTCTACTCTAGCAAACCAGATTTTAGAGGAAGTTCAAAGTACTGAGGACGGAGGAGATACGTCTCAGGTAGCACTTGTGTTTCAAGGTGAAGGTGAATTAACTACTGAAGAATTGGCAGAGGTTGAGGCTGCTGTTAATAAGCTTGATGAGAACAAGGTAGAGCTCGGTATCACAAGCATAATCTCACACTTTAAAGAAGAGACCTTAGCAGAACAACTTGTATCAGAGGATGGTCAGACAATCCTTACCTCGATGACGATTACTTGGGATGGAAGAGAGCCAAAGGATGTATCTGATGCTCTTTATAAAGTAATTGAAGATACTACTGTTGATCATTATTACACAAGTAGCTGGATGATTGACCTAGATTTAATCACAAGTTCACAGGAAGGATTAAAGAAGACAGAAGGAATTACAGTTGTGTTTATTCTAGTTGTCTTACTTTTAGTATTCCGCTCGGTGGTAGCTCCTATTATACCATTAGTTACTGTAGGGATTACTTATTTAGCATCACAATCTATTGTTGCTATATTAGTAGATACGATGAATTTCCCGTTATCAACGTTCACTCAGATTTTCTTAGTAGCGATTTTATTTGGGATTGGAACAGACTATTGTATTCTCCTATTAAGTCGCTTTAAAGAAGAAATGACTCAGCGTGAAAGCGTAACAGAGGCGATTGTTGAAACATACCGTCATGCAGGAAGAACCGTTTTCTTTAGTGGATTAGCAGTAATGATTGGGTTTGCGGCGATTGGATTTTCTACTTTCAAGCTATATCAGTCAGCTGCAGCGGTTGCAGTAGGAGTAGCGATCTTATTACTTGCCCTGTTTACAGTTGTACCGTTTTTCATGGCCGTACTAGGTAAGAGGCTGTTTTGGCCATCTAAAGGTACACTAGAACATAAAGATAGTGCACTTTGGGACGTTGTCGGTCGATTCTCGTTAAGAAGACCCCTATATTCATTATTGATTGTAGCAGGGATCTCGGTGCCCTTCTTACTTGCTTATGATGGTGAAGTTTCCTTTAATTCACTTGAAGAGATTGGTGATGATGTACCTTCCATTAAAGCATTTAACTATATTGCAGAAGGCTTTGGGCCAGGAGAGTCAATGCCAACTCAGATTGTCATTAAAAATGATGAAGAGATGAATTCAGCAGAGTATATTAGTATTGCTGAAAAAGTTAGTCAAGAGCTCGATCGTGTTGACTTAGTAAGTACGGTTCGTTCAATTACACGTCCAACTGGCGAACCGATTGAGGAGTTATTTGTAGCCTCACAAGCAGAGACTCTACAAGAAGGTATTGGTGAAGGAAACGAAGGAATTAAGCAAATAAGTGATGGCTTAAAGGAAGCAGGTAGTGAGCTTTCTAAATCAGAACCAGAGCTAATGCAAGCAACAGAAGGAATAAATGAGTTGATTTTCGGAACTAATGAAATTAAGTCAGGATTGTTACAGCTACAGGCTGGCTTAAAGGAAATTGAAGGAGGCCTAGATCAGGGAGCAGCTGGTTCTAAACAGCTCGCTGATGGCCTTCAAGAGATAAAAGTAAATGCAGAGAAACTAGTGGCAGGTAGTAAGGAGCTTTTAAGCGGTTATCAGCTCGCGGGGAATTCTCTTACAGAGTTAGAAGGAAATTATAATGAGGTAAGTCAGAATCTACAAGGCTTGTCCGGAGCACTTGCCTCTTTAACACAAAGCTTTGAGAATCTAGAAAATAACCCAAGCTATCCTGGAATAAGTAATGATGATCACTATAAGGCGATCAAGGGAACGGTGCTTCAGGTTCAAGGTCAAATGACTCAGCTTACAGGTGGTTTGGATCAATTAAATGCTGGACTTGGTCAAATCAATGACGGTGTAGTAACCGCTAATGAATCTTTTCCAACCGTGATAGCGGGTTATGAAGCACTAATTGCGGGCATGGAGCAGCTTGTTATAGGAATTGAAAAGCAGCAAGCGGGCTTAGTAGCAATGGCAGATGGGCAAGGTACCATCATTTCCAAGCTGCCAAGTGTAACAAATGGCCTAACTAGTATAAATGTCGGGCAAGAGCAGCTTCTAAGTGGGTTTAATGATATTGGTTCACAGCTCGGTCAGTTGACTGGTGGACTTACACAAAGTGCTGATGGGTTAAACGAAGTCTTTGAGGGTTTAAACTCTGCTCAGGATTACTTATCCGAGCTTTCGAAATCTGACGAGATGGTAGGGTTCTATATACCAGATGAAGTGTTGGAAAGTGAAGACTTTGAACAGGCATTAGATGTGTATATGTCAGCAAACCGAAAAGTAATGACGATTGACGTTATATTTGAAGATAATCCTTATTCAAATGAGGCAATTGCTCAAATTCAACAGTTAGAGGAAGCGGTCAAACGTGCAACCAAAGAGACTAAACTCGAAAATGCTCAGGTTGCAATTGGCGGCGTAACAAGCACTAATGCTGATTTAGCAGCCATGTCAAATGCTGACTATTCGAAGACTGTCGTGTATATGTTAATTGGAATTTTCATTATCCTAGTATTCTTATTTAGATCATTGATTATGCCAATCTATCTAATTGGATCTCTCATCCTAACTTATTACACATCTATGGCAATTAATGAGACAATTTTTGTGAATATTCTAGGCTACACAGGGATGAGCTGGACTGTTCCATTCTTTGGATTCGTTATTCTGGTCGCACTTGGAGTAGACTATAGTATCTTCTTGATGGATCGCTTTAACGAATATAAAGATCTATCCGTCGAAGAGGCGATGCATATCTCAATGAAGAAAATGGGTACTGTTATTATCTCAGCAGCAGTGATCTTAGGTGGAACTTTTGCAGCAATGATGCCTTCTGGAATGTTATCACTTCTCCAAATTGCATCCATTGTGTTGGTCGGATTAATCCTATATGCATTAATTATCTTGCCATTGTTTGTTCCGGTTATGGTAAAAACATTTGGTAAAGCCAACTGGTGGCCGTTTAAACGGGTATAG
- a CDS encoding TerC family protein yields the protein MELSILFEYGWVLLLLIAIEGLLAADNALVLAIMVKHLPEEQRKRALFYGLAGAFVFRFASLFAISFLVDVWQVQALGALYLLFIALNHIFRKIIIKKAEEKSGLVKEEKKKSGFWMTVFKVELADIAFAVDSILAAVALAVTLPNTNLPKIGGLDGGKFLVIFAGGLMGLIIMRFAANYFVTLLHKRPGLEIAAFVIVGWVGVKLAVFTLSHPDLAILPVGFAKTPEWKITFYVVLVLIAVAGWFLSKEKKVEEENKPAVGQ from the coding sequence GTGGAATTATCAATTTTATTTGAATATGGATGGGTATTATTACTGTTAATAGCAATTGAAGGATTATTAGCAGCTGATAACGCACTCGTTCTAGCGATCATGGTTAAGCATCTTCCAGAGGAGCAAAGAAAAAGAGCATTATTCTATGGACTTGCTGGTGCCTTTGTATTTCGTTTCGCTTCATTATTTGCGATCTCATTCCTTGTTGATGTATGGCAGGTTCAAGCATTAGGAGCACTTTATCTATTATTTATCGCATTAAATCATATATTCCGAAAGATTATAATCAAAAAGGCAGAAGAAAAATCTGGACTAGTAAAAGAGGAAAAGAAAAAGTCTGGATTCTGGATGACTGTTTTCAAAGTTGAGCTAGCTGATATTGCTTTTGCAGTAGATTCAATCCTAGCAGCAGTAGCATTAGCTGTTACTTTACCCAATACAAACCTTCCGAAAATAGGTGGATTAGATGGAGGTAAATTCCTCGTCATTTTTGCCGGTGGATTAATGGGATTAATCATCATGCGATTTGCCGCAAACTACTTTGTAACCTTACTTCATAAGAGACCAGGTTTAGAAATCGCTGCATTCGTTATTGTAGGATGGGTTGGAGTAAAGTTAGCTGTATTCACATTATCTCACCCAGATTTAGCGATTTTACCGGTTGGATTCGCGAAAACACCTGAATGGAAAATTACGTTCTATGTAGTCCTTGTCCTTATCGCGGTAGCAGGCTGGTTCCTATCAAAAGAGAAAAAAGTAGAAGAAGAAAACAAACCAGCAGTAGGACAGTAA